The following proteins come from a genomic window of Panicum hallii strain FIL2 chromosome 8, PHallii_v3.1, whole genome shotgun sequence:
- the LOC112902448 gene encoding monosaccharide-sensing protein 2-like — MKSTVFSAVVVSIGYTLLGWDFAALLEANRHMEKEFELENGHSIEGITISVSAFGAIVITIFSGSLLDWLGRRAILVHSSLLLLLGGLLMLWSPNIYILLLARLFVGSGSGLVFTCVPIYISETSPPNMRGLLVTMPQFMFIIGTIFSYCLIFWLTLMSSPKWRIMIGAIFAPSIIYLALLVYYLPESPRWLVNDGKISEARVSLQWLRGKKHDISGEIETIVESVDFISDTAIGTDQGQSFAGPISSQIWPQNTFYWNLSDPLVDLLGSIHETMSEATGSRRNSFFPVFNSFSFLEHEHMNEHRDDSNDQQTREVYSVGEANNGDGLRTSLLSQTASVEVNDTNTSFTSEGSSSYLRRHGTSAFTQEFMASLHDHDIEEEDEETSGMALPHQPAYQYMESSRRHPYRYRILRLSETADMKSKWRVLLQPGIRHALCYGMLIQALQQSTGINVLLRYTPEILRQVGVVSLFSDIGLSPHSTSILISALNALLMLPCITAAMLLMDVCGRRALILATTPILILSLSVMSLSTLVDMGSLERAILFHLALTICFCSYVIGLGPIPNVLCSEMFPTKARATCMSFCSLSFWFGGLLSAYCFPVMLSTISLSGACGIYALVCCIVLCLVYYRIPETSTLNLELIAELFKFSRQSRYVA, encoded by the exons ATGAAGTCAACAGTGTTTTCTGCAGTTGTTGTTTCAATTGGTTATACATTACTTGGATGGGATTTTGCAGCGTTGTTAG AGGCTAATCGTCATATGGAAAAGGAATTTGAATTGGAGAATGGACATTCTATTGAGGGTATAACCATATCAGTCTCAGCATTTGGGGCTATTGTGATAACAATATTCTCTGGATCACTATTAGATTGGCTTGGAAGACGTGCCATACTGGTCCATTCATCTCTGCTATTATTGTTGGGTGGTCTCCTGATGCTGTGGTCTCCTAACATCTATATTCTACTTCTAGCTAGGTTATTTGTTGGATCAGGAAGTGGTTTGGTTTTCACCTGTGTCCCTATTTATATATCCGAAACATCTCCTCCAAATATGAGGGGATTACTAGTAACTATGCCACAGTTTATGTTCATCATAGGAACTATCTTTTCCTATTGCCTGATATTCTGGTTAACACTAATGTCTTCACCTAAGTGGAGAATTATGATTGGTGCGATCTTTGCTCCTTCCATCATCTACTTGGCTTTGTTAGTGTACTACTTGCCAGAGTCACCTAGGTGGCTTGTAAATGATGGAAAGATTAGTGAGGCGAGAGTTTCTCTGCAGTGGCTTAGAGGGAAGAAGCATGATATTTCAG GAGAAATAGAAACAATTGTGGAAAGTGTGGACTTTATCTCGGACACAGCCATTGGGACTGATCAGGGTCAAAGTTTTGCTGGACCCATTTCTAGCCAGATTTGGCCCCAGAATACCTTTTATTGGAACCTTTCAGACCCACTAGTTGATCTTCTTGGAAGCATTCATGAGACTATGTCGGAAGCAACAGGAAGCAGAAGGAATAGTTTCTTCCCAGTCTTCAACAGTTTTTCTTTTCTGGAACATGAACATATGAATGAGCACAGGGATGATAGCAATGATCAACAGACTAGGGAGGTTTATTCTGTTGGAGAAGCTAATAATGGAGATGGTTTGCGGACTTCTCTGCTTTCTCAGACAGCAAGTGTTGAAGTTAACGATACAAATACATCTTTTACTTCTGAAGGGAGCTCTTCATATTTAAGAAGGCATGGTACTTCAGCATTTACGCAAGAGTTTATGGCATCTTTACATGATCATGACattgaagaagaagatgaagaaaCCAGTGGGATGGCATTGCCTCACCAGCCTGCATATCAGTATATGGAAAGCTCAAGGAGACATCCATACAGATATCGAATCCTCCGGCTATCTGAAACAGCTGATATGAAGTCTAAATGGCGGGTGCTTCTTCAGCCAGGAATCAGGCATGCCTTGTGTTATGGCATGTTAATTCAAGCTCTTCAGCAG TCAACAGGAATCAATGTCCTTCTCCGCTACACTCCTGAAATACTTAGACAGGTTGGAGTGGTTAGTTTGTTTTCAGACATTGGACTTTCTCCTCATTCAACATCAATTCTCATAAGTGCCCTTAATGCTTTGCTGATGCTCCCTTGTATAACTGCTGCAATGCTGCTGATGGATGTCTGCGGGAGAAG GGCTCTTATACTGGCGACCACTCCGATCCTGATATTATCATTGAGCGTAATGTCTTTGTCCACCCTGGTGGATATGGGATCATTGGAGCGTGCCATCCTCTTTCACCTTGCATTAACCATTTGCTTCTGCTCCTACGTCATCGGTTTGGGGCCGATACCTAATGTTCTCTGCTCCGAGATGTTCCCAACCAAGGCCCGGGCAACCTGCATGAGCTTTTGTTCTCTTTCCTTCTGGTTCGGAGGGCTGCTTTCAGCATACTGCTTCCCTGTGATGCTGAGTACCATCAGCCTCAGCGGAGCATGTGGGATCTATGCACTTGTGTGCTGCATTGTTCTTTGTCTCGTCTACTATAGAATACCAGAGACGAGTACGCTTAACTTGGAGCTCATCGCCGAGCTCTTCAAATTTTCAAGGCAGTCGAGGTATGTAGCTTAG
- the LOC112902188 gene encoding pollen receptor-like kinase 3 has protein sequence MVALLAFRLLPLLALLPLLRPSALAAEDGADAAALLRLKQSFSDPTGRLEAWSASSPSTPCDAKSPWPGVQCYKGNLAGLRLTHMNLSGSFDFGAVAKLPGLHSINLKHNNFSGPLPASLGTVRSLRALYLSFNAFSGPLPADVFVNMRWLKKLYLDGNNITGPLPADAIAAAPRLIELHLDRNEIDGPVPFKLPASLKLFNVSHNRLTGSIPPDIAKRYDKSAFAGNAGLCGSPGSDSAVCVAAGPAPPPKMPPPTAADFMAVQEETSVFVVIGIILLVILLVSGAMVLMLRQDERNSAAPAYDYYAAGATGASAAGAAAGSSKPAAGSRSGEMVSVDVAGGGSSSHGGSGAGSRRMGEFVLLTEDIPAFGLPDLMKASAEVLGNGTLGSAYKAAMRNGVTVAVKRMRDMNRVGRDEFEQHVHMLGELRHPNVLPPVGYHYRKEEKLIVSEYMARGSLLYMLHGDQSPNRVVLDWPARVRIAVGVARGLAFLHEKLGIPTGRLVSMDGADFDAPPPPPPHGNLKSGNILLDADLEPRLVDYGFFPLVNSAQAPQAMFAFRSPEGTTRAVVSARSDVYCLGVVLLELVTGRFPSQYLLTARGGTDVVHWAAGAVAEGGERDLVDPAIAAGGGDAAVRLLRVGVHCAKPEPECRPSVAEAARMMEDIAAAGAS, from the exons ATGGTCGCCCTCCTCGCCTTCCGgctcctccctctcctcgccctcctccccctcctccgacccagcgccctcgccgccgaggATGGCGCCGACGCGGCGGCGCTCCTCCGGCTCAAGCAGTCGTTCTCGGACCCGACCGGCAGGCTGGAGGCGTGGTCGGCGTCCTCGCCGTCGACGCCGTGCGACGCCAAGAGCCCCTGGCCCGGGGTCCAGTGCTACAAGGGCAACCTCGCCGGCCTCCGGCTGACGCACATGAACCTGTCCGGCTCGTTCGACTTCGGCGCGGTGGCGAAGCTCCCGGGGCTCCACTCCATCAACCTCAAGCACAACAACTTCTCCGGCCCGCTGCCGGCGAGCCTCGGCACCGTGCGCAGCCTCCGTGCGCTGTACCTGTCCTTCAACGCCTTCTCCGGGCCGCTCCCCGCCGACGTGTTCGTCAACATGCGGTGGCTCAAGAAGCTCTACCTCGACGGCAACAACATCACGGGCCCCCTGCCGGCCGACGcgatcgccgccgcgccgcgcctcatCGAGCTCCACCTCGATCGCAACGAGATCGACGGGCCCGTCCCGTTCAAGCTGCCCGCGTCGCTGAAGCTCTTCAACGTCTCCCACAACCGCCTTACCGGCTCGATCCCGCCGGACATCGCCAAGCGCTACGACAAGTCcgccttcgccgggaacgccggcCTGTGCGGCTCGCCCGGGAGCGACAGCGCGGTGTGCGTGGCGGCcgggcccgcgcccccgccgaaGATGCCGCCGCCCACGGCGGCGGATTTCATGGCCGTCCAGGAGGAGACCAGCGTGTTCGTGGTCATCGGCATCATCCTGCTCGTCATCCTGCTGGTCAGCGGCGCCATGGTGCTGATGCTGCGGCAGGACGAGCGGAacagcgccgcgcccgcgtaCGACTACTACGCCGCCGGCGCCACGGGCGCCAGCGCagcaggcgccgccgccggctcgagCAAGCCCGCGGCGGGGTCGCGGTCCGGGGAGATGGTGTCCGTGGacgtggccggcggcgggtcgtccagccacggcggcagcggcgccggcAGCCGGCGGATGGGCGAGTTCGTCCTCCTGACCGAGGACATCCCCGCCTTCGGCCTGCCGGACCTGATGAAGGCGTCCGCCGAGGTGCTCGGCAACGGCACCCTCGGGTCGGCGTACAAGGCCGCCATGCGCAACGGCGTCACCGTCGCCGTGAAGCGCATGCGCGACATGAACCGCGTCGGCCGCGACGAGTTCGAGCAGCACGTGCACATGCTCGGCGAGCTCCGCCACCCCAACGTCCTCCCTCCCGTCGGCTACCATTACCGCAAGGAGGAGAAGCTCATCGTCTCCGAGTACATGGCCCGCGGCAGCCTCCTCTACATGCTGCACG GCGACCAGAGCCCGAACCGAGTGGTCCTGGACTGGCCGGCGCGGGTGAGGATCGCCGTCGGGGTGGCGCGCGGCCTGGCGTTCCTCCACGAGAAGCTGGGGATCCCGACGGGGCGGCTGGTGAGCATGGACGGCGCGGACttcgacgcgccgccgccgccgccgccgcacgggaACCTCAAGTCCGGCAACATCCTCCTGGACGCGGACCTGGAGCCCCGGCTGGTGGACTACGGCTTCTTCCCTCTGGTGAACTCGGCGCAGGCGCCGCAGGCCATGTTCGCGTTCCGGTCGCCGGAGGGCACCACGCGGGCGGTCGTGTCGGCGCGCTCCGACGTGTACTGCCTCGGCGTCGTGCTCCTCGAGCTCGTCACGGGGCGGTTCCCGTCGCAGTACCTCCTCACCGCGCGCGGCGGCACCGACGTCGTGCACTGGGCGGCGGGCGCCGTGGCGGAGGGCGGCGAGCGGGACCTCGTCGACCCCGCCAtcgccgcgggcggcggggacgcCGCCGTCAGGCTGCTCCGGGTCGGCGTCCACTGCGCCAAGCCCGAGCCGGAGTGCCGGCCGAGCGTGGCGGAGGCCGCCCGGATGATGGAggacatcgccgccgccggcgcgtcgTGA